TTACTGTAGAATGTGAGCTTCATGAGAGCTCATTCACACTGTATTCTCAGTGCTGGGCACATAGCAGGGCCCGGGAAtgatttgttgaattaattagtAAAAGTTGGTTTTAAGTGGCTTCCCTCATTTCTTCTTGTGGAGAGGGAAGAGACCCCCTACCCCACCCAAGAGGCTCCCTCTTCCAGGTCAGCAGTAGTTTCCTCTGGAGGCAAAGCTCTCTGTACCATCCCAGAGCTCCCCCAGCCTTGGGGAGTACTCATCCTTTTCAAAAGACCAGCTTTGTGTCCTCCACTGCAGCCCCTGGACCTCTGAGAACAGGCCCTGGTACCTTGGTGGAAAACCTAACCCTTATTAAGGGTCCTCTGCATAATTGCTGTAGGAATTGTCAATCAGGGATGTCCCTGTACTGTCAGAATCATGTCCTCACCTTCAAATTGGCCCCCTCAGTGGGCCTGCCTGAGGAGAGGCCTGCAGAGGTGTGGAGACAAAGTGTATACTCCAGCCCCACTTTGTGAAGGAGAGTGGGGCTGCCCTAGGGCCTCACTGGGCTGGCTgtgctgtccttgaaggtccTGTCCCTCAGCTCTCACCTAAGGAAGCCATGTTGGGGGAGGACTCTCCAGTGTGGCAGcctggagagaggcagagatgCTCTTTGCTGGTACTCACTGGGAAGTGAGCCCTATGGCACTTGGTGAAGAGGCTCTCTCCTGGTGTACCTCCGAAGTGGGAGGAGCCCAGATGAGATAAATAAGAACTTTTCAGCTGGTGGCAGTTGAGGGGACTGCAGGGAGCCAATGACTCCCCCACTCTCTCTGCATTCTGCTCCCATTGTTGATCTGTTCATCTGTGGCCTATGTCCTGGATCCTCATCTGACGCTCACTCTTCCTGCCCAGCAGCCAGCTCCCATGGCAAGATCCGAAAGTCATCTTGTAGAAGAGGAAGGTGCCCTGAGAGTGTAATTCAGGCGTCTGCCAGCAGGTGGGAGAGGGGCTTGGGCTGAGCCTAGAACCGGACAGGGGTGAATCTGGGGAGTCTCCTAAGAAGGTGGTGGGAGAAGGGGGATCCAGACCACCCCCATGGCAGCATCAGCAGTGGCCCTACACTGGTCTGTAGCTGCCTAAGGCAGCGGGTGGCCTCAGGCAGCTGCAGACCAGTGAACCAGATGAGAGGATGAGCCCAAAGAGGTGGACTCACACAtacatggtggtggtggggaagtgCTGAGAATAGGCCATCAACTCCAGGGGCTGGGTGCTTCAAAGGTTAGGGCCCCTCCCCCATTAGAACCAATGGAGATGAGCTGCTCAGCACCTACTGACAGACTTGTAACACTCTTAGTGGGAGAGGAAGACAGCAGGACAGGAGGACTGAGATGGTGTCAGAGGAAGGACAGAGCTCTCCTTGTGGGAAGTACCTGGGCTATGGCAGGAGGGCAGCAGAGCCCACCTTGGAAAAGGAAATCGATGAAGCCAAAGGCAGGGAGTAATGGTCTCCAAGAGGTGGGGGGCCAGTGTGTACCATCATCACTGCTTGCTTGGATCCCTGCAGGTGGGAAGGGATCACAGGATTTCCCCCCCAGTTCCCTTGTTCTACTTACAAGGCAGTCCCCATTCCTCTACCAGGTGCCCTTGCCTGCCAGGACAGACCACAGGCTGAGTCCAATCTCTGCAAGCCCAGCCAGCCCCAGAGAAAGGTCCAGACTTTACATAGGTGGCTCTCTCCCCTCACCATGCATGCTGGGTGGTCATGCCCTCAACCACCTACCCCTCCCATACTCCCGCACATGTGTGATATTGACAGTTACCCAAATACTGCACTCCGCATCTCCTATAGGAGCCAGGCAATTGCACCCACAGCAGCCCTCCTACATTCATCCAGCCCCAGGTGTGACACACCCGTTCCCACAAGACATTCACGGACACACACTCCTTTCCCCACGGACCCCTTTCTAGGTCTCCAAGAAGAGCTAGTGGGTGGTTTGGCCACTGGCTGGCAGGGCCCAGAACCCAAGTGCTCAGTCAGAGGCCCCACAACAAGAGGCCCAGAGCAAGCTCCCTCCAGCTTGCTTGCACACCAGAGAGGACTGACTCCAAAGGTGCTTTATTGAGGAGTGGGAACATAGATGTGGCACAGTGAAGATGGCAGCATTGTTGTCAGTGAAGATCACTGGGACCTTCAGGGTTGGAGAATCCCCCTCAGCACTCATCCTTGGCAGGACTCACACTGTGGGGGTCAGGGAGTGCTCCGCTGGGCTCTACCCATTCATGGCTGAAGTCAAAATCTCTCCTCCCAAATGAATCCCAAAGATCATGTTGGGGTAGAGACAAGGAGGtaggggaggggcagaggagggccTAGAGGACTTTCACAGTGTGAAGGGATGGAGCAAGTTAGGGCTGAGTTCCTCCCTTCTTGGCGACAGGGGCCTTGCTGGTAGCCAGAGCCGCTTGATGCTTCTTTTTCCACAGAGCCCAATACTGTGGGTGGGGTCAGCTTCCAAGGTCCAGGAGCCCAGCTTCATCAAGTCTTGAGAGTGAGGTGAGATAGGGCACAGAGACCCCGTCTAAGGGGCCAAGGCTGCTCATTTCTTTAGGATGTGAGCCTTGACACCTTCACCACATTCTTCCCTCCAGAAGTTCAGAAATGAGACAGGTGAGGCCACCTGTGCCCAGGACTGGTTCCTtatggagaaaaaattaaagcccCCCTCTTCTAGTTTTTGTTTAAGTGACACAGGATGGAGGGAACCCAGACAGGGGAATGGACAGAGGCCTTGGTCCGCTAGGAGGCGGACAGCTCCCGGGGCAGGTTGAGCTGCGACCCTTCGGGGCGCGGCACACAAACTGCTGTGGGTGAGGGCGCGTCCAGGCTGAAGAGGCCGGGGCCCGGGCCCGGGCTGGAGCGGCCAGAGGACGCGGCCGAGGCAGCGGGGCTGAGCTGTACGGCCGTGGTGTCCTGCGCCGTGCGCTCGCTGCTTTCCATCTCCAGCGCCACTGGCCCCGCGCGCCCGCCATTCTGGCCCCGGGCCGCCGCTTCCAAGGAGCGCGTACGGAGCGCAGGGCCTCGGCGGCTACACACGCAGCAGGCTGCGAAAAAACCGAGCGCCAGCACTAGCAGCACCGGTCCTACGATCAGTGGCACATTGTGCCCTGGCAGGAAGGAGGCGAACGCACCCACTAGCGTCACGTTCACACCCGCCAGCAGCACGCACAGACCGCAGGCGCAGCACAGCGCGGGTGACGGTAGGCCTGGCAACCGGCCCTGGGCACGGCCGGAGGGCGCGGGAGCCACAGGTcccttgctcttctttttctttgtgggcGGCATCGGCCTGAGCACGCCTGGCACGCATCAAGATCCCTCCAGCCAGGGGCAAGCTCACGATGATCCTGTGAGCACACAGAGAGGGCGAGTGAGTGGAGCATCTCAGCTCAGTTCCCTGGCTACATTACGTGCCTGGAAGTGAAGAGGTCATCTTGGGCAGACCCCTGCCTCTGCTTTTGCCTCTGGGAAACAACCCACCTCATATGTATAGTCAGCCTGTTTTCCCCACCTAACTCCTGGAGTCCCTCACAGCTAATTTTGCCATTCACCCTCCCTCCACCCAGCGCCTCCAAGAAGCCTTCCTGGGAGAATTAAATTAAGAGAGTGAATCTCTGTGAAACCCTCAGCAGGGTACTTATTAAATGATCATTATCATCACTCTCAATAGTTATAGTTAGAGGACACAGCTCTTGGGTTTTTGACAACTCCACCTCCAACTCTGCCTGGAGATCATTTGATCTAGCCCCTCCTTACTCAGATGAAGGAAATGAAGTTTAGCCCTGCACCGTggagcaggcctgtaatcccagcaactctggagcaggaggatgcaagttccaGGTTGGCCTAGCATATTAGTGAAACTGgaggcaatttaaaaaataaaaagggatgggaatgtaacTCATCCCCAAATCTTGCCTCCCTCAAGTCCCtattgtgagaccctgtctcaaaacataaaaaaataaaacaaaataaaaagggctggggatgtaactcttCCCCAAGATCTTGCCTCCCTCAAGTCCCTGTTGTCTTTGTAGCTCTCCTGTGcctttaaataaatttcttaaatactAAATCCAGCTTTTTTAGTTATTCTCAGTGGTGAGTTGGTCTGATACGAGCTAGTCTACCTTAACCAGAAACAGAATTCTAGATGAGAATCTGAAAAAaagtaaagtgcttctgggttcaagttcaataaacaaaacaaaacacaacacaaaaccaaagaaagatgaaggaggaggaggaggaggagaaaggaaggaaggaaacaatcaGTTAATGCTCAGGAGAGGTCTAGTACTTTATTCAAGATCCAGGACCTAGGaatgatatgtggatgctaattcacaagggGAAGGGGAGAATAGTTATATTTCTGGACTAAACAGAGGGTAatgaaggagggaaagggggtatgggggtaggaatgataggagtagaattaattggacattattaccctaggtgcatatatgattacatgacctgtgtaactctacatcatgcacaactagacaaataagttatactccatttatgtatgtcaAAAAAAGTGTCAGTGAAGGGTCCTGGTTAGGTAGGGGAGTAATCAGATGGTAGCACAAATGGGAGCAGAGCATGGAGAGTGAGGAACAGGGAGGGTGACCAGGACAAGAGGCCCCATATTCTGTGTTCAGGATTATCACATGTGACATGGGGTTAATAataaatcaggggctggggtgatggctcacaggtagagtgcttgtctggcacgtgtgaggccctgggttcaattctcagcaccacatacaaataaataaattaaatcaatgactaaaaatataataataataataataataatagaatcagCCTTATAGGATATTAATAATTAAATGCTTTAAactaaataaagttaaataaagttCTTAGAACAGTGCTGATTAAACATTAACCATGCCCTTGAGGGCGAGTTATTACATCTCAGATCTGAGAAGCTGGTCATGTCATGTATGGAAACAGAAGAGTTGGTTGGCCTTCCAATTGGAGGTGTCTTCCTGACTGTCTCCAAAGCCACACACTTTGGGATTGGAAAAAGCTTGATGACTAGGTGAACGAAAATGAGAGATTATATCAGGAAGGGGCAGCTCAAGCAGGTCAGAGGGCGTGGAGGATCACCCCCAGGCCTCCAGATCTGATGACTCCAGGGCTCCCCCTCCTGGCACTGTGCTGACAGGTGGCAGTTTTACTGGGACTcactccaaccaagaatcatctTGCTGCCACACCAAGCTGGCAGGAAGTCAGAAATCCCAAAATCCTGGCAAAGAAAGCTCATGTAGACCCTTCCGGTCAGTCATGGGTAAACCATAGATTCCTTGGGAAGTGTCACACACGCGCGAGCCATCTCTTTTAACCGGCTGCTGCTGGTTCTGCCAGGCAGCAACAGCAACAACTAAAGGGATACAGCAGTTTACAGTTTGCAAAGAACTTTTATATCCATGATATCACTTAATCCCTACAACTGCATGACACTTACTAATAACCACATTTACAactgaggaaattgaggctcagagaggattGGGCTCTGGTAGTTggagtaaaaggaagaaaaaacaacctAAAACCAGAGTAAGAGAGCAGATATCTGGGCTACACTATACACAATATTGCttcattttaaagacaaagatctgggctggggatgtggctcaagcagtagcgcgctcacctggcatgtgtgtggcccgggttcgatcctcagcaccacatacaaacaaagatgttgtgtccgctgaaaaacaaaaaaaataaataaaattttctctctctctctctctcaaaaatatatcttaaaaaaaaaaaaaaagacaaagatctGATGCTCAGAAGAGGCTGTGAGATTTCCAGATTTTCCTTTCAAAACACTCACTCCCTTTAATTATCAATATCTGACATTATCTGGCAAAggtgggatttttatttttattttttaatttttattttatttatttttggtaccaaggtttgaactcagggacacttaaccactgaatcacatctccagccctattttatattattagatacagggtctccctgagttgcttataaactcgcagtcctcctgcctcagcgccCTCTGTGCAGTTGTGCCCGGCTAACAGTGAGATATTTCTGTGGGGAAGGCTCCCTCTGAGGCTGAGTGTGTCTCTGGTAGAGGGGGCAGAGTCTGGACCTTCATCACACTTCATGAAAGACTAGAAAGCTGGTTGGTGAGGTGGCTGGAAGACccaaatatctcatttttttccccttttagggtttttttttttgtctttgggtTTCAGCAGTTTTACTATGATGTGctaaactctgtgtgtgtgtgtgtgtgtgtgtgtgtgtgtaatttatcCTTCGTGGTTTCCTGGTACTTCTACAACATGTGGGTCAACATCTACCCCCAGTATGAGAAAATTTCAGACATTCTTTTTCCCAATTTTCTCTCGCCTCTCCTTTTGGGGTCCTGTTGCACATATGTTCAACCATCCAGTTTTGTTCCACATGCCTCTCACACTCTATTCTGTGTTTTTTCCAGGCTTCCCCTGCCCTTCTGTTTCTGTCTggatatttttcttctgatttatcAACCAGTTCTCTAACCTTTTCTTCCCAAGTGTCTTTCCCTACTGTTAAATTCATctcttgagttctttttttccccttttctgtgatatggaggattgaatccagggttactttatcactgagttacatccccaaccattttattttttattttaagacaggactCCACTAAGTTGCAGagcctggcctggaacttgtgatcctcctgcctcagccttctaaatggctgagattacaagtgtgtgccaccactcctggccatCTATTGAGTACTTAATTTCAGTtattacttcttttctttccaagATCTTGCCTCCCTCAAGTCCCtattgtgagaccctgtctcaaaaaaaaaaaaaaaaaaaaaaaaaagagctggcgATGTAACTCTTCCCCAAGATCTTGCCTCCCTCAAGTCCCTGTTGCCTTTGTAGCTCTCCTGTGcctttaaataaatttcttaaatactAAATCCAGCTTTTTTAGTTATTCTCAGTGGTGACTTGGTCTGATACGAGCTAGTCTACCTTAACCAGAAACAGAACTCTAAATGATAATCTGAAATTTGCACTTTCAGATTGATAATGAACAATTGTGCTGTACAGAACACTTTACAAtaatatctaatttaatttttgtaacaTAAGATTATTACCATTAgattccccattttatagatgaggaaatcaaggcaCAGAAATATTAAGTAAACTCATCCCAAACCACTCAGCGGCAGTGCTGGTGGTGCCAGGATTCAAAACCTGGTGTCCTGACTCCAAAGCCTGAGCTCTCAGCCAAGCAAACTGCTAAATTTgctaaatatctgttgaatgactGAAGTTCCAGGCATGTCACAGGCTCTCCTCTAGGCCCTGTAGTTAAACTCCTGAAATTGGCTCATATATCCCTCAAATGTCAGCAGCagaggaggaaattgaggctgTGTTTTCCCTGTTGCAAGGAACAATacctttttaaatacctttaactaactaactaactaactaattaattaattaatttttatgtggtgcccaggattgaacccagtgcttcacatgtgctaaacaagcactctaccactgagccacaccgcCAGCCCAGGAAGGTAAActgtcctggccccttccttggGTTAGCATACTTGgttcaaaagaaagcaaattccTGCCCAGGGGCTGAGCTTCTAATGCTAACTGCCAATGGTGATTCTTATCTGCTTGTAGGTGGCAGAGCTAACTCTATAAACAGACCTGTTCAGAAACAACTCCTGGAATTTCCATCTCAGACCCAGAAAGAGCTAAGGACATGTGGGTGCTGGGCTTATGCCTGCAGTTGCCTCCACTCTGGCTAACTAAGATCTGGACATGGGCAGGGGTGAGGCATTGAGGTCGTTCAGCAGTTGCAATTTAATTTCCACGTCCATTTCCTCTGGGGGACTGTGGCCCTCTGGGTGCCCCGCTGTGGGGTTCTGTTTTGTTGTGGGAGCTCTGGCTGGCACTGTTGTGAGATGTCCTTGGTGCTGTTCACTGAATCCTTCtggctttccttctttctgagcACATGTTAAGATGGCATCTCCTGGCCAATCTGTGATTCTGGCCAATGAACTGTGACTTGTGTCACTTCCAGTTGGAGTCCTGGATTATGAAGCAGGACCTTCCAAATTGATGCTTTTGCTATCTCCAATCTTCCAAGCCCTTTCTATTTCAAGTCCATCCCTGAAACCTAGCACCTGATGAGCAGTCACTGCTCTGAATCTTAAGTTGCTAGGATTGAGAGACCTTCCCTTTAGTGAGTTCTCTAAGCTGCTGAGCCTGTGAAGGTAACCTAGACCAAGCTTTCCAtctacagatggagaaactgaggcttggagtgGGGAAGGTCATGGAATCAGTACAAAGTCAAAACAGACTACCCCTTTTCCCACCCAGTCGGACTCTGAACGTTGACATTAGCACCCATGACCTTGGCCATTAGCTCTCCTTTTTGTCTTGTGTCTCTCTGGGAAGGCCCTGTGATCTCTATTTGGGAGTTCAATCTAGGAGCTGTTTGCAGCAGGGGCAGGTACTTGGACCTCAGATGACaaacattttggattttgatCTGGTTGGACAACTGGCAGGGTTGGAGTCCCTCTCTAGGTCTAGCTATCTGAATGTAAAGGAAGAGCTGTAAGCAGGGTTATTGTCCCCAGTGGAAGTCTGTCATCAATCTGCTGCCCTACCCTCAGCTACCTGAGGTTTGTGAAGGCGGAAATGGGGACCTGTTCAGAAATTACTATCAAAATATCAAAGGATCTCATAAAAATGCTACACTGATCTGTAATATGGCTGTCCCTGTTCATTGTTCTAAATTCTTTGCTTTGAGCCAGGACTAAGTTATTTCCTTGAGAAGTCACTGCTGCTCAGAAGGGGTCCTGATTATGGGGGAGGGGCACACACATTGAACAGtgactgtgctaagcactttccCCACATCAACTCCTTTAATCTTCACCACAAACCCTGTGAGCTGTTACAAGACTGCCCCATCACAGTGAGGCTCAAAGAGGTGAAGGGATGTTTCCTGGTTCACTGGTTGTAATGAGGAAAGTTCAGGTTTAAACGATTCCGTCAGATTGGAAAGTCTGTTTTTCCTACATCGGAACTGCTGCTTATGAGAAGGTATAGAGATGTTTGCCTCCTAAAAGAATGCAATCATTGATTATCACTCTCCAGGTATCATCAAACAAGCTTGGGTGGTAGTTCTCAGTAGGTGGAGGCCAGAGCTGCTGGGGAGGGGGATCTCTGCCCGAAGCCCCTTCAGGTAAGCCTGCCGCAGGTTCCCAGTCCACAGCTCTGGGATATTAGTGTTGCACAAGAGCAGCTGCCTGACCAGGGGTACCTTCCAGGATTCTTTGGCCCCTGATTCCTGTTTCAGTGGCTGAAGAGTCTCTGGGTGAGGGGCTTGGGGCTTCAGTTAAAACAGCCACTGGCCTAGGGCCCTCTGTCCTCCAAGTGAGACCCATTTGGCCAGTCAGAGAGCTTTACTCCTGAGAATTCCTGTTTCCCCTTAGTTCCTGAATTCTGGGCCAGTCCTCTCCACTGGTGCCCCCACCCTATGCTCTTTCTATCCTCAACTCCACCCCCATCCTCAGGGAACCTCCCACATCACCATTACTCATTACTGGATGGGGCTTATTCACTACCCTGCAAGCTCTCAGCTTCTGCCAACTGAATTCTGTCTCTCCAGAGCCTGAAGAGCCAGTATCACCCCACCCTAGCCAATCCACAGGTCTTTCCCCACCCCAGGAGCATTTGAGCATGCACACATGCGCACGTGCACAcaagcacacatgcacataagCACACAGATGATTCCCCATGCTAGAAACAAGGTCTGAGGATGAAGTCTGAAGGTGTGGCTTTCCAGTCCCTGTCACTGACTCCTGGGCCCCATCATTCTCATCCGTGAGTGCAagtgcacacatgcatacacatatccCACATGCACACTCAGGGTTCAGACATATCCCAAAATACAAGCACAGCTGCATTACACACAGGGTTGCAGATACACACTCCCGGTTGCTTGCCTTTCTGGTGGAGATGGGTTGCTGCCTAACAGATGCATCTTGGGAGACTTTTTGCCTTAACAGCAGCAGCCCCTGAACATTAACAATGGGGTGTAGGGGTACGAGTTCTGTTCAGCTGCTCTGATGGCACCCTCCTATTTACAGTGGGTCTCCAGGCCTGTAGCTGGCAAGCATTCACTGCACTCCTCACTGTGCCTCTCACTGGGCTG
This genomic interval from Urocitellus parryii isolate mUroPar1 chromosome 11, mUroPar1.hap1, whole genome shotgun sequence contains the following:
- the Tmem275 gene encoding transmembrane protein 275, producing the protein MPPTKKKKSKGPVAPAPSGRAQGRLPGLPSPALCCACGLCVLLAGVNVTLVGAFASFLPGHNVPLIVGPVLLVLALGFFAACCVCSRRGPALRTRSLEAAARGQNGGRAGPVALEMESSERTAQDTTAVQLSPAASAASSGRSSPGPGPGLFSLDAPSPTAVCVPRPEGSQLNLPRELSAS